In one Corallococcus sp. EGB genomic region, the following are encoded:
- a CDS encoding fatty acid desaturase, with protein sequence MSSSLPRRAAVPRELLVPATPEGLLRLAAVEWAGMAVGWAVMAWAPPVLAPLAVLAVAGRLHALGVLLHDAVHLPSRRREWRLCLLETVAGYPIASTLAAMRYHHLRHHRDAGLPTDPYRKPPDGGRLRTAWRWLLLLGVIPGWVLRGPVGLCAWVLPSLRTAYARVFLQDRSGRVLSRDAEVAACARAEAGQVLFHLGVLALAVRWPSAVLWGYGVPLLVAAGFNAHRLLAEHTATPARGRTLEDVFACTRDHGLGWWGWMGLAPRHVGMHVVHHLHPQVSLTHLPRLRAWYVERFPHHYPRPRSS encoded by the coding sequence ATGTCCTCTTCCCTGCCTCGCCGCGCGGCGGTGCCTCGCGAGCTGCTCGTCCCCGCCACCCCGGAAGGCCTGCTGCGGCTGGCGGCCGTGGAGTGGGCGGGGATGGCCGTGGGGTGGGCGGTCATGGCTTGGGCGCCTCCGGTGCTCGCGCCGCTGGCGGTGCTCGCCGTCGCGGGACGGCTGCATGCCCTGGGCGTCCTGCTTCATGACGCGGTCCACCTGCCTTCGCGAAGGCGCGAATGGCGACTGTGTCTGCTGGAGACCGTCGCGGGATATCCCATCGCGTCCACGCTGGCGGCGATGCGCTACCACCACCTCCGCCATCACCGTGACGCGGGGCTGCCCACGGATCCATACCGCAAGCCTCCGGACGGAGGCCGGCTGCGCACGGCGTGGCGGTGGCTGTTGCTCCTGGGCGTGATTCCCGGCTGGGTGCTGCGCGGGCCGGTGGGGCTCTGCGCGTGGGTGCTGCCTTCGCTGCGCACGGCGTATGCGCGCGTGTTCCTCCAGGACCGGTCCGGGCGCGTGCTCTCACGCGACGCGGAGGTGGCGGCGTGTGCTCGCGCGGAGGCGGGGCAGGTGCTGTTCCACCTGGGCGTGCTGGCGCTGGCGGTGCGGTGGCCCTCCGCGGTGCTGTGGGGGTACGGGGTGCCGTTGCTCGTGGCGGCGGGGTTCAACGCGCATCGGCTGCTCGCGGAGCACACCGCCACGCCCGCTCGGGGGCGGACGCTGGAAGATGTGTTCGCGTGCACGCGCGACCATGGGCTCGGGTGGTGGGGCTGGATGGGATTGGCGCCCCGGCACGTGGGGATGCATGTGGTGCATCACCTGCACCCGCAGGTGTCCCTCACGCACCTGCCCCGGCTTCGCGCGTGGTACGTCGAGCGGTTTCCCCACCACTATCCCCGGCCTCGTTCTTCCTGA
- a CDS encoding GH3 auxin-responsive promoter family protein: MLAALTPSALRFRHALREPEVAQAECLTRILRAVEGTAQASRVPHFDRIHTAREFQDAVPITTPDSVAEDVERIANGAARVLTREPMLRFELSGGSSGASKRVPVTQGLLREFQRALAPMLHEVFLRRPAVREGPSYWSISPLGRRQHRTAGGIPVGSAEDSAWFPRPLQPLLARVFAVPGAVGQAPHVEPCRYVTLWYLVRCSNLSLISVWNPSFLTLLMDALERHGNQLAEDLERGTLRPPEHDADGAPVGTDPKWTALVQGLQGVRDLPRAQVLRAALRDGLSSARTLWPGLALLSMWTDAQAAHAMAGACRRFPGVEVQGKGLLATEGVITLPLFEAPAPVLAVRSHFIEFMEPERPEARPLLAHELTKGRTYAVLLSTSGGLLRYRLGDLVRVEGFVHATPCLRFLGRADAVSDLVGEKLSAARVSTVLDTALGPRRPMFAMLAPEWGTPPAYRLFLETDLPTSQMDAMAANVDRALCEGHHYRYARELGQLGPVRAVRVTQGARRYEARCIQLGQRAGDIKPVELHRQPGWTEWFARGTS; encoded by the coding sequence ATGCTGGCTGCGCTGACGCCGTCCGCGCTGCGCTTCCGCCACGCGTTGCGGGAGCCGGAGGTCGCGCAGGCGGAATGCCTCACGCGCATCCTCCGCGCCGTGGAGGGCACGGCACAGGCAAGCCGGGTGCCCCACTTCGACCGCATCCACACGGCGAGGGAGTTCCAGGACGCGGTGCCCATCACCACGCCGGACTCAGTGGCGGAGGACGTGGAGCGCATCGCGAACGGAGCAGCGCGAGTCCTCACCCGAGAACCCATGTTGCGCTTCGAGCTGTCCGGTGGTTCCTCGGGCGCGTCCAAGCGGGTTCCGGTGACACAGGGCCTGCTCCGTGAGTTCCAGCGAGCACTCGCGCCCATGCTGCACGAGGTGTTCCTGCGCCGGCCCGCGGTGCGCGAGGGCCCCAGCTACTGGTCCATCTCTCCACTGGGGCGCAGGCAGCACCGGACCGCGGGCGGCATCCCGGTGGGCTCGGCGGAGGACAGCGCGTGGTTCCCGCGTCCGTTGCAGCCGCTGCTCGCGCGCGTCTTCGCCGTGCCGGGCGCGGTGGGGCAGGCGCCACACGTTGAGCCGTGCCGCTACGTGACGCTGTGGTACCTCGTGCGGTGTTCAAACCTGTCGTTGATCAGCGTCTGGAACCCCAGCTTCCTCACGCTGCTGATGGACGCACTGGAGCGGCACGGCAACCAGCTCGCGGAGGACCTGGAGCGAGGCACGCTGCGGCCTCCCGAACACGACGCGGACGGTGCGCCCGTGGGCACCGACCCCAAGTGGACAGCGCTCGTGCAGGGGCTCCAGGGCGTGCGTGATCTCCCAAGAGCCCAGGTGCTGCGCGCCGCCTTGCGCGACGGACTGTCCTCCGCACGCACGCTGTGGCCAGGGCTCGCGCTGTTGAGCATGTGGACGGACGCCCAGGCCGCGCACGCCATGGCTGGCGCATGCCGCCGCTTCCCGGGCGTCGAGGTCCAGGGCAAGGGCCTGCTCGCCACGGAGGGTGTCATTACGCTGCCCCTCTTCGAGGCACCCGCGCCGGTGCTCGCGGTCCGCAGCCACTTCATTGAATTCATGGAGCCAGAGCGTCCAGAGGCGCGGCCTCTCCTGGCGCACGAGCTGACGAAGGGCCGTACCTACGCGGTACTCCTCTCCACGTCCGGCGGACTGCTGCGCTACCGGCTGGGGGACCTCGTGCGCGTGGAAGGCTTCGTGCACGCGACGCCCTGCTTGCGATTCCTCGGCCGAGCGGATGCCGTGTCGGATCTCGTGGGCGAGAAGCTCTCCGCCGCGCGAGTCAGCACGGTGTTGGATACAGCGCTGGGCCCCAGGCGTCCCATGTTCGCCATGCTCGCGCCGGAGTGGGGGACCCCACCGGCCTACCGCCTGTTCCTGGAGACAGACCTGCCCACGAGCCAGATGGACGCAATGGCCGCGAACGTGGATCGAGCCCTGTGTGAAGGCCACCACTACCGCTACGCACGGGAGCTGGGACAGCTCGGGCCGGTCCGCGCGGTGCGAGTGACCCAAGGGGCCCGGCGCTACGAAGCCCGATGCATCCAACTGGGCCAGCGTGCGGGCGACATCAAGCCCGTGGAGCTGCACCGTCAGCCCGGCTGGACGGAATGGTTCGCGAGAGGGACGTCATGA
- a CDS encoding FG-GAP-like repeat-containing protein has translation MSVHVPTTPALAGTRVEWGGWVFPRWNDPRLPFAALLTLYGVLGFTFFGFNRSPGQMAFLVISGTLLDAVLGWVLKRRKELPLSAYISCCSLALLLNYSHASTLLWLPVWLAIGSKYVLTFQGRHVFNPSMFAVAVSLLTTRELITAAPAYQWANGEVALSAFIVMAALVLFFFRVGRGWLVISFLSFYALQTALRAYILRHHLPPEVLFLGTLGAPSFFIFVFYMLTDPATSPATPKAQVLVALAITCVDLVLHLKESVYTFFYAALTVATCRFVFMHARELWRTRGASPRALGTPDVLRRLGVVGGLGAVLGTGYAVTAAQGERSAPLAFHLDAQDVTQAGLGSTMGHTLEELDPRVAHVAKWLVAVGDAVATGDFDGDGRLDLFLTHPLGTPEDHAGLYRNLGGMRFERVPVPALERFATRYKEEGLAGGGTFVDWDGDGDMDLAVAVAFGPVRLLRNMLRETGTATFEDVTEAAGVTDHAVSLGLTFLDYDRDGHLDLLVLNAMTTHLPDYPEPAPPLNLFKLPQPEYAGDRRMLRFMHDGWHNANNGGRNVLYRGRGDGTFEKQDAEALGLKETHWSLAVSTVDLNQDGWTDLYVANDFGPDDIYLNEGGRHFRHVVGKRFGEIGRDTYKGMNASVADFDRNGWLDVYVSNVHHSLQAEGSLLWMVGPGEDPFVPRFQDEATFRGALNERRFGWGAAAGDLDDDGWPDLVQANGMVDARLDAPKWRIPEGQRNDYWYVNHKLMQSGPEVHTYADKWGDIRGRVLYPNEARRVYLNLGDARPGHFVDVAKEVGIEAPDNSRGVLMADLDDDGDLDVLITNQHAPVSLYRNTLRASATDAKQDAHFVGLSLVGDGQRTHRSAVGTRVVVSYEENGQRVEQVREVGLMGGFSASADPRLHFGLGRHAGPVKAVIHWYGAEPQEVTLEADRYQEVRQPPAPTALRGGP, from the coding sequence ATGAGTGTGCATGTGCCAACGACGCCGGCCCTGGCGGGCACGCGCGTGGAGTGGGGCGGCTGGGTCTTCCCCCGCTGGAACGACCCGAGGCTGCCCTTCGCGGCGCTGCTCACGCTCTACGGTGTGCTGGGCTTCACCTTCTTCGGCTTCAACCGCAGCCCCGGGCAGATGGCCTTCCTGGTCATCTCCGGCACGCTGCTGGACGCGGTCCTGGGCTGGGTGCTCAAGCGGCGCAAGGAGCTGCCGCTCTCCGCGTACATCTCGTGCTGCTCGCTGGCGCTGCTGCTGAACTACTCGCACGCGAGCACGCTGTTGTGGCTGCCGGTGTGGCTGGCCATCGGCTCCAAGTACGTGCTGACCTTCCAGGGGCGCCACGTCTTCAACCCGTCGATGTTCGCGGTGGCCGTGTCGCTGCTCACCACGCGCGAGCTCATCACCGCCGCGCCCGCCTACCAGTGGGCCAACGGCGAGGTCGCGCTGTCGGCCTTCATCGTGATGGCGGCGCTGGTGCTGTTCTTCTTCCGGGTGGGGCGCGGCTGGCTGGTGATCAGCTTCCTGTCCTTCTACGCGCTCCAGACCGCGCTGCGCGCGTACATCCTCCGGCACCACCTGCCGCCGGAGGTGCTGTTCCTGGGCACGCTGGGCGCGCCGTCATTCTTCATCTTCGTCTTCTACATGCTGACGGATCCAGCGACGTCGCCGGCGACGCCGAAGGCCCAGGTGCTCGTGGCGCTGGCCATCACCTGCGTGGACCTGGTGCTGCACCTGAAGGAGAGCGTCTACACGTTCTTCTACGCGGCGCTCACCGTGGCCACCTGCCGCTTCGTGTTCATGCACGCGCGCGAGCTGTGGCGCACCCGGGGCGCGTCACCGCGCGCGTTGGGGACCCCGGACGTGCTCCGGCGCCTGGGCGTGGTGGGCGGACTCGGGGCGGTGCTGGGCACGGGCTACGCGGTGACGGCGGCGCAGGGGGAGCGCTCTGCGCCGCTCGCGTTCCACCTGGATGCGCAGGACGTCACGCAAGCGGGCCTGGGCTCGACGATGGGACACACGTTGGAGGAGCTGGATCCTCGCGTGGCCCACGTCGCCAAGTGGCTGGTCGCGGTGGGTGACGCGGTGGCCACCGGCGACTTCGATGGGGACGGCAGGCTGGACCTGTTCCTCACGCACCCGCTGGGCACGCCGGAGGACCACGCGGGCCTGTACCGCAACCTGGGCGGGATGCGCTTCGAGCGCGTCCCCGTGCCCGCGCTGGAGCGCTTCGCCACCCGCTACAAGGAAGAGGGCCTGGCCGGCGGCGGGACGTTCGTGGACTGGGATGGGGACGGGGACATGGACCTCGCGGTGGCGGTGGCCTTCGGGCCGGTGCGCCTGCTGCGCAACATGCTGCGCGAGACGGGCACGGCGACCTTCGAGGACGTGACGGAGGCCGCGGGTGTGACGGACCACGCGGTGAGCCTGGGGCTCACGTTCCTGGATTACGACCGCGATGGGCACCTGGACCTGCTGGTGCTCAACGCGATGACGACGCACCTGCCGGACTACCCGGAGCCCGCGCCGCCGCTCAACCTCTTCAAGCTGCCGCAGCCCGAATACGCGGGGGACCGCCGCATGCTGCGCTTCATGCACGACGGCTGGCACAACGCGAACAACGGCGGACGCAACGTGCTCTACCGGGGCCGGGGCGACGGCACGTTCGAGAAGCAGGACGCGGAGGCGCTGGGGCTGAAGGAGACGCACTGGTCGCTCGCGGTGAGCACGGTGGACCTGAACCAGGACGGGTGGACGGACCTGTACGTGGCCAACGACTTCGGACCGGACGACATCTACCTGAACGAGGGAGGCCGGCACTTCCGCCACGTGGTGGGGAAGCGCTTCGGGGAGATTGGCCGTGACACGTACAAGGGCATGAACGCGAGCGTGGCGGACTTCGACCGCAACGGCTGGTTGGACGTGTACGTGTCCAACGTGCACCACTCGCTCCAGGCGGAGGGCAGCCTGTTGTGGATGGTAGGCCCGGGCGAGGATCCCTTCGTGCCCCGCTTCCAGGACGAGGCCACCTTCCGGGGCGCGTTGAACGAGCGCCGCTTTGGTTGGGGGGCCGCGGCGGGAGACCTGGACGACGACGGGTGGCCGGACCTGGTGCAGGCCAACGGCATGGTGGACGCGCGCCTGGACGCGCCGAAGTGGCGCATCCCGGAGGGACAGCGCAACGACTACTGGTACGTGAATCACAAGTTGATGCAGTCCGGCCCGGAGGTGCACACGTACGCGGACAAGTGGGGCGACATCCGGGGCCGCGTGCTCTATCCGAACGAGGCGCGCCGCGTGTACCTCAACCTGGGCGACGCGCGTCCGGGGCACTTCGTAGACGTGGCGAAGGAGGTAGGCATCGAGGCGCCGGACAACTCGCGAGGCGTGTTGATGGCGGACCTGGATGACGATGGCGACCTGGACGTGCTCATCACCAACCAGCACGCGCCGGTGTCGCTGTATCGCAACACCCTGCGAGCCAGCGCGACGGACGCGAAGCAGGACGCGCACTTCGTGGGCCTGTCGCTGGTGGGAGACGGTCAGCGCACGCACCGGAGCGCGGTAGGCACGCGCGTGGTGGTGTCCTACGAGGAGAACGGTCAGCGCGTGGAGCAGGTGCGCGAGGTGGGGCTGATGGGAGGCTTCTCCGCGTCGGCGGATCCTCGGCTGCACTTCGGTCTGGGCCGTCACGCGGGGCCGGTGAAGGCGGTCATCCACTGGTATGGCGCGGAGCCGCAGGAGGTGACGCTGGAGGCGGACCGCTACCAGGAGGTGCGCCAGCCGCCCGCGCCCACCGCGCTGCGGGGAGGGCCCTGA
- a CDS encoding aromatic ring-hydroxylating dioxygenase subunit alpha has translation MSRSEVRAVDLDAEADLARCGALKDFWYVACLSTELPANKPIARTVFGTGLVLFRGPDGAPTALRDRCLHRNARLSQGDMFDGRLGCPYHGWVYDASGAVVEIPALGPPQRGEKLDANACAHEGLKPAPCELGRLARFPTREQDGLVYVYLGGDVTHARAEPFRVPSWNERGWTVYFMVTRFANGVTNLVENFMDVPHTSFVHRGWFRNPTRKRVPSTVKRHAGRVRMTYHQEEDALTGLGRLFNPRGLPLVHTDEFIVPNVTRVDYQWGDSGFAINSQCTPIGPTDTLVYTAISYRLPLDVPGAWVGRALTPLVRWYTRQVIQQDVRIMETQRQGLTDGPGGGVYSGTEADLHHADIEAYRRWLREGAHGPGPEDAERDVVFWV, from the coding sequence ATGAGTCGCAGTGAAGTGCGCGCGGTGGACCTGGACGCGGAGGCGGACCTCGCCCGCTGCGGCGCGCTGAAGGACTTCTGGTACGTGGCGTGTCTCTCCACGGAGCTGCCCGCGAACAAGCCCATCGCGCGCACCGTGTTCGGCACGGGGCTGGTCCTCTTCCGAGGGCCGGATGGCGCCCCCACCGCGCTGCGCGACCGCTGCCTCCACCGCAACGCGCGTCTGTCCCAGGGCGACATGTTCGACGGACGGCTCGGCTGTCCGTATCACGGCTGGGTCTACGACGCGTCCGGCGCGGTGGTGGAGATCCCAGCGCTCGGTCCGCCGCAACGGGGAGAGAAGCTGGACGCGAACGCCTGCGCGCACGAAGGGCTCAAGCCCGCGCCCTGTGAACTGGGCCGGCTCGCACGCTTCCCCACTCGGGAGCAGGACGGACTCGTCTACGTCTACCTGGGCGGGGACGTGACGCATGCACGCGCTGAGCCCTTCCGGGTCCCCTCCTGGAACGAGCGCGGCTGGACCGTCTACTTCATGGTGACGCGCTTCGCGAACGGGGTGACGAACCTGGTGGAGAACTTCATGGACGTGCCGCACACGTCCTTCGTGCACCGGGGCTGGTTCCGCAATCCCACGCGCAAGCGTGTTCCCTCCACGGTGAAGCGCCACGCGGGCCGCGTGCGGATGACCTACCACCAGGAAGAAGACGCGCTCACCGGACTGGGGCGGCTGTTCAACCCGCGCGGCCTGCCACTCGTGCACACGGATGAGTTCATCGTCCCCAACGTCACGCGCGTGGACTACCAGTGGGGCGACAGCGGCTTCGCCATCAACTCCCAGTGCACGCCCATCGGGCCCACGGACACGCTCGTCTACACGGCCATCAGCTACCGTCTGCCCTTGGACGTGCCCGGTGCGTGGGTGGGCCGGGCGCTGACGCCGCTGGTGCGCTGGTACACCCGGCAGGTCATCCAGCAGGACGTCCGCATCATGGAGACGCAGCGCCAGGGACTGACGGATGGCCCCGGTGGCGGCGTGTACTCGGGCACGGAGGCCGACCTGCACCACGCGGACATCGAGGCCTACCGCCGCTGGCTTCGTGAGGGCGCGCACGGGCCCGGCCCCGAGGACGCGGAGCGCGACGTGGTCTTCTGGGTCTAG
- a CDS encoding imm11 family protein, protein MRYFELRDDMELRDRWLPDEPTDAQGQEIDDIWQFKRGCPVQINERLRIPIGHPGKVLDYATTSVGGAPIVHRRVACVFTELAPDEVQLIPVDVDGQSETFFILVATRTIRCIDDQESAEVLYWLPEDGRPEKTGRYRSVMGMRIDTTRVGDAKVFRPWGWSVVLIVSEDIKEALERSGATGMSFREVTGPSEVSPEERAHNRMLGELYERSTKPREAFWHTLGTMDDNFVIPIVVGGGWPARSEIWRVIHRPEGRTLFVTDGLSNFFADKAEPSVGFGLELALETDEPVANVAKSWQQLLLERIANELVGHEHLREPARTGILSMEIDGERMPEPLLTKDGRVAVLLGMETPTLPTHFTLPDGQVRLVTVKTLMPRELTYLLEHGREELLHRFNQSSPGHLSKAWRQPVV, encoded by the coding sequence ATGCGGTACTTCGAGCTTCGCGACGACATGGAGTTGAGGGACCGCTGGTTGCCAGATGAGCCCACAGATGCCCAGGGGCAAGAGATCGATGACATCTGGCAGTTCAAGAGGGGTTGCCCGGTCCAAATCAACGAACGTCTACGGATCCCCATTGGTCATCCTGGGAAGGTCCTCGACTACGCCACGACGAGCGTCGGTGGTGCGCCCATCGTCCATAGGCGAGTCGCATGCGTGTTCACGGAGCTTGCTCCTGACGAGGTTCAGCTCATCCCGGTCGATGTCGACGGGCAGTCGGAGACCTTCTTCATCCTCGTCGCGACGCGCACCATCCGATGCATCGATGATCAGGAGTCAGCAGAGGTGCTGTATTGGCTGCCTGAAGACGGGCGGCCAGAGAAGACCGGGCGATACAGGTCCGTCATGGGCATGCGTATCGACACGACGAGAGTGGGCGATGCCAAGGTCTTCCGTCCCTGGGGCTGGAGTGTCGTGCTCATCGTCTCCGAGGATATCAAGGAGGCGCTGGAGCGCTCCGGCGCCACGGGGATGTCGTTCCGGGAAGTCACCGGCCCCAGCGAAGTCAGCCCCGAGGAACGCGCGCACAACCGCATGCTCGGCGAGCTCTACGAACGTTCCACGAAACCCCGTGAAGCCTTCTGGCACACGCTGGGCACCATGGATGACAACTTCGTCATCCCCATCGTCGTCGGTGGTGGTTGGCCGGCGCGAAGCGAAATCTGGCGAGTCATCCACCGGCCTGAAGGACGCACGCTCTTCGTGACGGACGGCCTCTCCAACTTCTTCGCGGACAAAGCCGAACCCTCCGTGGGCTTCGGCCTGGAACTCGCGCTCGAAACCGACGAGCCCGTGGCGAACGTGGCGAAGAGCTGGCAGCAGCTCCTCCTCGAACGCATCGCCAATGAACTCGTGGGCCACGAACACCTGCGCGAACCCGCGCGCACCGGCATCCTCTCCATGGAAATCGACGGAGAGCGCATGCCCGAACCCCTCCTGACGAAAGACGGCCGTGTCGCCGTGCTCCTGGGCATGGAAACCCCCACGCTCCCCACGCACTTCACGCTGCCGGACGGACAGGTCCGTCTGGTCACCGTGAAGACGCTCATGCCCCGGGAGCTCACGTACCTGCTGGAGCACGGCCGGGAAGAGCTGCTCCATCGCTTCAACCAGTCCAGTCCCGGCCACCTGTCCAAGGCCTGGCGCCAGCCCGTGGTGTAG
- a CDS encoding AHH domain-containing protein, with product MALDGDTFEETVRTLARQAPASVHPRREALRLLNPGADRPRASLGVVSVVDPKQGRVRAAQGSTELEAAYGRWCVRKRLSGDCLHLLDQGLTLNEEGKRTLAFRIALDSVWEETVEALKGMVDPEAMVSLLVSTGAVYFSLWLVPEPLLSKGVAATLTVALIAYLGWDTVWSLIQGWRVLASEVKDAQTFDGIRSAGEKYGEVMGKQAARAFVMLAMAALGGTAQTLATRVATLPGSAQAALVGAEQGGFRLVAAAEVSAVAVSATGEVTIALAPNAMAMGAKGPNVPVPGEVRVHHIATNKWWEATHNGGPWSPRFQKLFDRAGMSLDDEVNTVGVRAHQGPHPREYHETVYSRLSDALGDCSTIQSCRDALVGELQALGRLISRPNTRLNILVTQP from the coding sequence GTGGCGCTGGATGGTGACACTTTCGAGGAGACAGTGCGGACGCTGGCGCGCCAAGCGCCAGCATCGGTGCATCCGAGGAGGGAGGCGCTTCGGCTGTTGAATCCCGGAGCGGACCGTCCGAGGGCATCGCTGGGTGTCGTTTCCGTGGTGGATCCGAAGCAGGGCCGCGTCCGGGCCGCGCAAGGGAGCACGGAACTGGAGGCTGCCTACGGACGCTGGTGCGTGCGCAAGCGGCTATCCGGAGACTGTCTCCACCTGCTGGACCAGGGACTGACGCTGAACGAGGAGGGCAAGCGGACGCTGGCCTTCCGCATCGCGTTGGACTCGGTGTGGGAGGAGACAGTCGAAGCCCTCAAGGGGATGGTGGACCCCGAGGCGATGGTGTCGCTGCTGGTGTCGACAGGAGCGGTGTACTTCAGCCTGTGGCTGGTGCCGGAGCCGCTGTTGTCGAAGGGCGTGGCAGCAACGCTGACGGTGGCGCTGATTGCGTACCTGGGCTGGGACACGGTGTGGAGTCTGATCCAGGGTTGGAGGGTGCTGGCGTCGGAGGTGAAGGACGCCCAGACGTTCGACGGCATCCGGAGCGCGGGAGAAAAGTACGGCGAGGTGATGGGCAAGCAAGCGGCACGGGCCTTCGTGATGCTGGCGATGGCCGCGCTGGGCGGCACGGCGCAAACGCTGGCGACGAGGGTCGCGACGCTGCCGGGTTCAGCACAGGCCGCGCTGGTGGGAGCGGAGCAAGGAGGCTTCCGGCTGGTGGCTGCGGCGGAGGTTTCTGCCGTCGCAGTGTCCGCGACTGGGGAAGTGACGATCGCGTTGGCGCCCAACGCGATGGCGATGGGCGCGAAGGGACCGAATGTTCCCGTGCCGGGTGAAGTCCGGGTGCATCACATCGCTACGAACAAGTGGTGGGAGGCGACGCACAACGGTGGTCCATGGTCTCCCAGGTTCCAGAAGCTCTTCGACCGCGCGGGAATGTCACTGGACGACGAAGTGAATACAGTTGGCGTCCGAGCCCATCAGGGTCCGCATCCTCGCGAGTACCATGAGACTGTCTACTCGAGATTGAGTGATGCCTTGGGAGACTGCAGTACCATCCAGTCATGCAGGGACGCGTTGGTGGGGGAACTCCAAGCCCTGGGTCGGCTGATCTCCAGACCGAACACCCGGCTCAACATTCTTGTCACCCAACCCTGA
- a CDS encoding DapH/DapD/GlmU-related protein, whose product MGPHFTLASSARLLGTTQVGPGAIISRGAVVRSVGGSVMLGAFSTLREDAVVMGTPERPTSIGEKTLLGRRSLVMGARVGSLCDIGDGAILMPGATLGDRCLVGEGSVLPPGMTVPDQSVVLGRPGQVLRMLSTEDLAHLQQRWGGDLSLPAAPLTPFSARDRAEDAPMGQLYAFRDRHPFVHPTATLFSSAEVSGDVVIGAGAIIGAGVKITGDLNGPVRIGARVQILENTVLHLQPDTMLVLEEGVVVGPGCVLHACNLGAGTVVEPGAILCEGSHLGKGCHVAAGSLVKARAVFPDYALVEGFPAAQVGTRTSPPEPPRWVLRPEDLPGLRRMG is encoded by the coding sequence GTGGGTCCTCATTTCACCCTGGCTTCGTCCGCGCGACTGCTGGGCACCACGCAAGTGGGCCCCGGAGCCATCATCTCCCGCGGCGCCGTCGTGCGCTCGGTGGGAGGCTCCGTGATGTTGGGAGCCTTCTCCACCCTGCGTGAGGACGCGGTGGTCATGGGCACCCCCGAGCGCCCCACGTCCATTGGCGAGAAGACCTTGCTGGGTCGACGCTCGCTCGTGATGGGCGCGCGCGTGGGGTCGCTGTGCGACATCGGCGACGGCGCCATCCTGATGCCGGGCGCGACGCTGGGTGATCGCTGCCTGGTGGGCGAGGGCTCGGTGCTGCCGCCTGGCATGACGGTGCCGGATCAATCCGTGGTGCTGGGCCGGCCGGGTCAGGTCCTGCGGATGCTCTCCACCGAGGACCTGGCCCACCTGCAACAGCGCTGGGGCGGTGACCTGTCGCTCCCCGCCGCGCCACTGACTCCTTTCTCCGCGCGCGACCGCGCCGAGGATGCCCCCATGGGACAGCTGTACGCCTTTCGTGACCGTCACCCCTTCGTCCACCCCACCGCCACCCTCTTCTCCTCCGCGGAGGTGTCCGGCGACGTGGTCATCGGCGCGGGCGCCATCATCGGGGCGGGCGTGAAGATCACGGGCGACCTGAACGGTCCGGTGCGCATTGGCGCGCGGGTGCAGATTCTCGAGAACACGGTGCTGCACCTGCAGCCGGACACGATGCTGGTGCTGGAAGAGGGCGTGGTGGTGGGCCCGGGCTGCGTGCTGCACGCGTGCAACCTGGGGGCGGGCACGGTGGTGGAGCCGGGCGCCATCCTCTGCGAGGGCAGTCACCTGGGGAAGGGCTGCCACGTGGCGGCCGGCAGCCTGGTGAAGGCGCGCGCGGTGTTCCCGGACTACGCGCTCGTGGAGGGCTTCCCCGCGGCGCAGGTGGGCACGCGCACGTCGCCGCCGGAGCCGCCGCGCTGGGTGCTCCGTCCGGAGGACCTGCCGGGCCTGCGACGCATGGGCTGA